The following coding sequences are from one Loxodonta africana isolate mLoxAfr1 chromosome 18, mLoxAfr1.hap2, whole genome shotgun sequence window:
- the CSF3 gene encoding granulocyte colony-stimulating factor isoform X2 produces the protein MGFCIKALVSWPLAEPRTCSLDPPRPTAEPAAQSPMKLMALLLLVWHSALWTVQEATPLGPASSLPPSFLLQCLEQVRKIRADGAVLQERLVSGEGGEHADALRRGSGESCRETEGIRAMRGGRYGKTAEERCQGGTGEQPYMREMEENPEPTGKKPGEQNLWEWRWGGSRGSGSEGPRAQDRSISSRGEGGVGLRSLAGYGVQGRPQRGEEDQGEPATLALAPHSASPHPQCATYKLCHPEELVLLGHSLGITQAPLSSCSSQALEVVSVCLEGRKEGEPTPPVPGLSRSPGSKLGARLPASQPPPNPHIVSLQVDCLHQLHSGLVLYQGLLQALAGTSPEVASTLDLLHLDVADFAINIWQQMEDMGVAPTGKPTQGPMPTFTSAFQRRAGGVLVASNLQSFLEQAYRVLRYLAQP, from the exons ATGGGGTTCTGTATAAAGGCCCTCGTGAGCTGGCCTCTGGCAGAGCCCAGAACCTGCAGCCTAGACCCACCCAGACCCACGGCTGAGCCTGCCGCCCAGAGCCCCATGAAGCTGATGG ccctgctgctgctggtctgGCACTCTGCACTCTGGACAGTGCAAGAAGCCACCCCCCTGGGCCCTGCCAGCTCCCTGCCCCCAAGCTTCCTGCTTCAGTGCTTAGAGCAAGTGAGAAAGATCCGGGCCGATGGAGCGGTGTTGCAGGAGAGGCTGGTGAGTGGGGAAGGCGGCGAACACGCAGATGCCCTGAGAAGAGGCAGTGGGGAGAGCTGCAGAGAGACGGAAGGGATAAGGGCCATGAGGGGAGGGAGATATGGGAAGACAGCAGAAGAGAGGTGTCAGGGAGGGACAGGAGAGCAGCCATACATGCGGGAAATGGAAGAAAATCCGGAGCCCACTGGGAAGAAGCCTGGGGAGCAGAACCTCTGGGAATGGCGCTGGGGTGGGAGTAGAGGCAGCGGATCAGAAGGGCCGAGGGCCCAGGACCGGAGCATCAGCAGTAGGGgagagggtggggtggggctgaGAAGCCTGGCAGGATATGGAGTGCAGGGGAGACCACAGAGAGGTGAGGAGGATCAAGGGGAGCCAGCCACCCTGGCACTGGCCCCTCACTCTGCATCTCCCCACCCCCAGTGTGCTACCTACAAGCTGTGCCACCCTGAGGAGCTGGTGCTGCTCGGGCACTCTCTGGGCATTACCCAGGCTCCCCTGAGCAGCTGCTCCAGCCAGGCCCTGGAAGTGGTGAGtgtctgtctggaggggaggaaggagggggaaCCCACACCCCCTGTGCCTGGGCTCTCCAGATCCCCAGGCTCCAAGCTGGGGGCCCGCCTcccagccagccagccacccCCTAACCCTCATATTGTGTCCCTCCAGGTGGACTGCCTGCACCAACTCCACAGTGGCCTCGTCCTCTACCAGGGCCTCCTGCAGGCCCTGGCTGGGACTTCCCCTGAAGTTGCTTCCACCTTGGACCTGCTGCACCTGGATGTTGCTGACTTTGCCATCAACATCTGGCAGCAG ATGGAAGACATGGGTGTGGCCCCCACAGGGAAGCCCACCCAGGGCCCGATGCCGACCTTCACCTCTGCCTTCCAGCGCCGGGCAGGAGGTGTCCTGGTTGCCTCCAACCTGCAGAGCTTCCTGGAGCAGGCATACCGGGTCCTGCGCTACCTTGCCCAGCCCTGA
- the CSF3 gene encoding granulocyte colony-stimulating factor isoform X4: protein MSLFLGTLEALLLLVWHSALWTVQEATPLGPASSLPPSFLLQCLEQVRKIRADGAVLQERLVSGEGGEHADALRRGSGESCRETEGIRAMRGGRYGKTAEERCQGGTGEQPYMREMEENPEPTGKKPGEQNLWEWRWGGSRGSGSEGPRAQDRSISSRGEGGVGLRSLAGYGVQGRPQRGEEDQGEPATLALAPHSASPHPQCATYKLCHPEELVLLGHSLGITQAPLSSCSSQALEVVSVCLEGRKEGEPTPPVPGLSRSPGSKLGARLPASQPPPNPHIVSLQVDCLHQLHSGLVLYQGLLQALAGTSPEVASTLDLLHLDVADFAINIWQQMEDMGVAPTGKPTQGPMPTFTSAFQRRAGGVLVASNLQSFLEQAYRVLRYLAQP from the exons ATGTCTCTGTTCCTTGGAACACTAGAAG ccctgctgctgctggtctgGCACTCTGCACTCTGGACAGTGCAAGAAGCCACCCCCCTGGGCCCTGCCAGCTCCCTGCCCCCAAGCTTCCTGCTTCAGTGCTTAGAGCAAGTGAGAAAGATCCGGGCCGATGGAGCGGTGTTGCAGGAGAGGCTGGTGAGTGGGGAAGGCGGCGAACACGCAGATGCCCTGAGAAGAGGCAGTGGGGAGAGCTGCAGAGAGACGGAAGGGATAAGGGCCATGAGGGGAGGGAGATATGGGAAGACAGCAGAAGAGAGGTGTCAGGGAGGGACAGGAGAGCAGCCATACATGCGGGAAATGGAAGAAAATCCGGAGCCCACTGGGAAGAAGCCTGGGGAGCAGAACCTCTGGGAATGGCGCTGGGGTGGGAGTAGAGGCAGCGGATCAGAAGGGCCGAGGGCCCAGGACCGGAGCATCAGCAGTAGGGgagagggtggggtggggctgaGAAGCCTGGCAGGATATGGAGTGCAGGGGAGACCACAGAGAGGTGAGGAGGATCAAGGGGAGCCAGCCACCCTGGCACTGGCCCCTCACTCTGCATCTCCCCACCCCCAGTGTGCTACCTACAAGCTGTGCCACCCTGAGGAGCTGGTGCTGCTCGGGCACTCTCTGGGCATTACCCAGGCTCCCCTGAGCAGCTGCTCCAGCCAGGCCCTGGAAGTGGTGAGtgtctgtctggaggggaggaaggagggggaaCCCACACCCCCTGTGCCTGGGCTCTCCAGATCCCCAGGCTCCAAGCTGGGGGCCCGCCTcccagccagccagccacccCCTAACCCTCATATTGTGTCCCTCCAGGTGGACTGCCTGCACCAACTCCACAGTGGCCTCGTCCTCTACCAGGGCCTCCTGCAGGCCCTGGCTGGGACTTCCCCTGAAGTTGCTTCCACCTTGGACCTGCTGCACCTGGATGTTGCTGACTTTGCCATCAACATCTGGCAGCAG ATGGAAGACATGGGTGTGGCCCCCACAGGGAAGCCCACCCAGGGCCCGATGCCGACCTTCACCTCTGCCTTCCAGCGCCGGGCAGGAGGTGTCCTGGTTGCCTCCAACCTGCAGAGCTTCCTGGAGCAGGCATACCGGGTCCTGCGCTACCTTGCCCAGCCCTGA
- the PSMD3 gene encoding 26S proteasome non-ATPase regulatory subunit 3, with amino-acid sequence MKQEGSARRRGADKTKPPPGGGEQEPPLLPAPQDVEMKEEATAGGGPAAETDGKAAAEHSQRELDTVTLEDIKEHVKQLEKAVSGKEPRFVLRALRMLPSTSRRLNHYVLYKAVHGFFTSNNATRDFLLSFLEEPMDTEADLQFRPRTGKAASAPLLPEVEAYLQLLVVIFLMNSKRYKEAQKISDDLMQKISTQNRRALDLVAAKCYYYHARVYEFLDKLDVVRSFLHARLRTATLRHDADGQATLLNLLLRNYLHYSLYDQAEKLVSKSVFPEQANNNEWARYLYYTGRIKAIQLEYSEARRTMTNALRKAPQHTAVGFKQTVHKLLIVVELLLGEIPDRLQFRQPSLKRSLMPYFLLTQAVRTGNLAKFNQVLDQFGEKFQADGTYTLIIRLRHNVIKTGVRMISLSYSRISLADIAQKLQLDSPEDAEFIVAKAIRDGVIEASINHEKGYVQSKEMIDIYSTREPQLAFHQRISFCLDIHNMSVKAMRFPPKSYNKDLESAEERREREQQDLEFAKEMAEDDDDSFP; translated from the exons ATGAAGCAGGAGGGCTCGGCGCGGCGCCGCGGAGCGGATAAGACGAAGCCGCCGCCCGGCGGAGGGGAACAAGAACCGCCACTGCTGCCGGCCCCCCAGGATGTGGAGATGAAAGAGGAGGCAACAGCAGGTGGCGGGCCTGCGGCGGAGACCGACGGCAAGGCGGCGGCTGAGCactcccagagagagctggacaCCGTCACCTTGGAGG ACATCAAGGAGCATGTAAAACAGCTTGAGAAGGCTGTTTCAGGAAAGGAGCCACGATTTGTGCTGAGAGCCCTACGGATGTTGCCTTCCACGTCACGCCGCCTCAACCACTATGTTCTGTACAAGGCTGTGCACGGCTTCTTCACCTCAAATAATGCCACTCGAGACTTCTTGTTATCCTTCCTAGAAGAG CCCATGGACACAGAAGCCGATTTACAGTTCCGTCCCCGAACAGGAAAAGCTGCGTCAGCACCCCTGCTGCCTGAAGTGGAAGCCTATCTGCAGCTGCTCGTGGTCATCTTCCTGATGAACAGCAAGCGCTACAAAGAG GCACAGAAAATCTCTGATGACCTGATGCAGAAAATCAGTACTCAGAATCGCCGGGCCCTAGACCTTGTGGCTGCAAAGTGTTACTATTACCACGCCCGGGTCTATGAGTTCCTGGACAAGCTGGACGTGGTACGCAG CTTCCTGCATGCTCGACTCCGAACAGCCACCCTTCGGCATGACGCTGACGGGCAGGCCACCCTGCTGAACCTCCTGCTACGTAACTACTTACACTACAGCTTGTATGACCAGGCTGAGAAGCTGGTGTCCAAGTCCGTGTTCCCCGAGCAGGCCAACAACAATGAGTGGGCAAGGTACCTCTACTACACAG GGCGAATCAAAGCCATCCAGCTGGAGTACTCAGAGGCTAGGAGAACAATGACCAATGCCCTCCGCAAGGCCCCTCAGCACACAGCTGTCGGCTTCAAGCAGACG GTGCACAAGCTTCTTATTGTGGTGGAGCTGTTACTGGGGGAGATCCCAGACCGGCTGCAGTTCCGTCAACCCTCCCTCAAGCGCTCGCTCATGCCCTACTTCCTTCTGACCCAAG CTGTCAGGACTGGAAACCTAGCCAAGTTCAACCAAGTCCTGGATCAGTTTGGAGAGAAGTTTCAAGCAGATGGGACCTACACCCTCATAATCCGATTGCGGCACAACGTGATTAAGACAG GTGTACGTATGATCAGCCTCTCCTATTCGCGAATTTCTCTGGCCGACATCGCCCAGAAGCTGCAGCTGGATAGCCCAGAGGATGCAGAGTTCATTGTTGCCAAG GCCATCCGGGATGGTGTCATTGAGGCCAGCATCAACCACGAGAAGGGCTACGTCCAGTCCAAGGAGATGATTGACATCTACTCCACCCGAGAGCCCCAGCTAGCGTTCCACCAGCGCATCTCTTTCTGCCTCGATATCCACAACATGTCGGTCAAG GCCATGAGATTTCCTCCCAAATCGTACAACAAGGACTTGGAATCTGCAGAG GAGCGGCGGGAACGAGAGCAGCAAGATCTGGAGTTTGCCAAGGAGATGGCTGAAGATGACGACGATAGCTTTCCTTGA
- the CSF3 gene encoding granulocyte colony-stimulating factor isoform X1, with protein MTLSTFTILVPLLELTFSEAKIHHNWTVSEDKSLSPELACMCEEGHTLIKTLAKGRPWFQHFALLLLVWHSALWTVQEATPLGPASSLPPSFLLQCLEQVRKIRADGAVLQERLVSGEGGEHADALRRGSGESCRETEGIRAMRGGRYGKTAEERCQGGTGEQPYMREMEENPEPTGKKPGEQNLWEWRWGGSRGSGSEGPRAQDRSISSRGEGGVGLRSLAGYGVQGRPQRGEEDQGEPATLALAPHSASPHPQCATYKLCHPEELVLLGHSLGITQAPLSSCSSQALEVVSVCLEGRKEGEPTPPVPGLSRSPGSKLGARLPASQPPPNPHIVSLQVDCLHQLHSGLVLYQGLLQALAGTSPEVASTLDLLHLDVADFAINIWQQMEDMGVAPTGKPTQGPMPTFTSAFQRRAGGVLVASNLQSFLEQAYRVLRYLAQP; from the exons ATGACTTTGAGTACTTTCACCATTCTGGTCCCCTTGCtagaattaacattttctgaAGCAAAAATTCACCACAATTGGACTGTCAGTGAAGACAAAAGTTTGAGTCCAGAGCTGGCCTGCATGTGTGAGGAAGGCCATACATTGATTAAGACTTTGGCAAAGGGCCGGCCTTGGTTCCAACACTTTg ccctgctgctgctggtctgGCACTCTGCACTCTGGACAGTGCAAGAAGCCACCCCCCTGGGCCCTGCCAGCTCCCTGCCCCCAAGCTTCCTGCTTCAGTGCTTAGAGCAAGTGAGAAAGATCCGGGCCGATGGAGCGGTGTTGCAGGAGAGGCTGGTGAGTGGGGAAGGCGGCGAACACGCAGATGCCCTGAGAAGAGGCAGTGGGGAGAGCTGCAGAGAGACGGAAGGGATAAGGGCCATGAGGGGAGGGAGATATGGGAAGACAGCAGAAGAGAGGTGTCAGGGAGGGACAGGAGAGCAGCCATACATGCGGGAAATGGAAGAAAATCCGGAGCCCACTGGGAAGAAGCCTGGGGAGCAGAACCTCTGGGAATGGCGCTGGGGTGGGAGTAGAGGCAGCGGATCAGAAGGGCCGAGGGCCCAGGACCGGAGCATCAGCAGTAGGGgagagggtggggtggggctgaGAAGCCTGGCAGGATATGGAGTGCAGGGGAGACCACAGAGAGGTGAGGAGGATCAAGGGGAGCCAGCCACCCTGGCACTGGCCCCTCACTCTGCATCTCCCCACCCCCAGTGTGCTACCTACAAGCTGTGCCACCCTGAGGAGCTGGTGCTGCTCGGGCACTCTCTGGGCATTACCCAGGCTCCCCTGAGCAGCTGCTCCAGCCAGGCCCTGGAAGTGGTGAGtgtctgtctggaggggaggaaggagggggaaCCCACACCCCCTGTGCCTGGGCTCTCCAGATCCCCAGGCTCCAAGCTGGGGGCCCGCCTcccagccagccagccacccCCTAACCCTCATATTGTGTCCCTCCAGGTGGACTGCCTGCACCAACTCCACAGTGGCCTCGTCCTCTACCAGGGCCTCCTGCAGGCCCTGGCTGGGACTTCCCCTGAAGTTGCTTCCACCTTGGACCTGCTGCACCTGGATGTTGCTGACTTTGCCATCAACATCTGGCAGCAG ATGGAAGACATGGGTGTGGCCCCCACAGGGAAGCCCACCCAGGGCCCGATGCCGACCTTCACCTCTGCCTTCCAGCGCCGGGCAGGAGGTGTCCTGGTTGCCTCCAACCTGCAGAGCTTCCTGGAGCAGGCATACCGGGTCCTGCGCTACCTTGCCCAGCCCTGA
- the CSF3 gene encoding granulocyte colony-stimulating factor isoform X3, which yields MTLSTFTILVPLLELTFSEAKIHHNWTVSEDKSLSPELACMCEEGHTLIKTLAKGRPWFQHFALLLLVWHSALWTVQEATPLGPASSLPPSFLLQCLEQVRKIRADGAVLQERLVSGEGGEHADALRRGSGESCRETEGIRAMRGGRYGKTAEERCQGGTGEQPYMREMEENPEPTGKKPGEQNLWEWRWGGSRGSGSEGPRAQDRSISSRGEGGVGLRSLAGYGVQGRPQRGEEDQGEPATLALAPHSASPHPQCATYKLCHPEELVLLGHSLGITQAPLSSCSSQALEVVDCLHQLHSGLVLYQGLLQALAGTSPEVASTLDLLHLDVADFAINIWQQMEDMGVAPTGKPTQGPMPTFTSAFQRRAGGVLVASNLQSFLEQAYRVLRYLAQP from the exons ATGACTTTGAGTACTTTCACCATTCTGGTCCCCTTGCtagaattaacattttctgaAGCAAAAATTCACCACAATTGGACTGTCAGTGAAGACAAAAGTTTGAGTCCAGAGCTGGCCTGCATGTGTGAGGAAGGCCATACATTGATTAAGACTTTGGCAAAGGGCCGGCCTTGGTTCCAACACTTTg ccctgctgctgctggtctgGCACTCTGCACTCTGGACAGTGCAAGAAGCCACCCCCCTGGGCCCTGCCAGCTCCCTGCCCCCAAGCTTCCTGCTTCAGTGCTTAGAGCAAGTGAGAAAGATCCGGGCCGATGGAGCGGTGTTGCAGGAGAGGCTGGTGAGTGGGGAAGGCGGCGAACACGCAGATGCCCTGAGAAGAGGCAGTGGGGAGAGCTGCAGAGAGACGGAAGGGATAAGGGCCATGAGGGGAGGGAGATATGGGAAGACAGCAGAAGAGAGGTGTCAGGGAGGGACAGGAGAGCAGCCATACATGCGGGAAATGGAAGAAAATCCGGAGCCCACTGGGAAGAAGCCTGGGGAGCAGAACCTCTGGGAATGGCGCTGGGGTGGGAGTAGAGGCAGCGGATCAGAAGGGCCGAGGGCCCAGGACCGGAGCATCAGCAGTAGGGgagagggtggggtggggctgaGAAGCCTGGCAGGATATGGAGTGCAGGGGAGACCACAGAGAGGTGAGGAGGATCAAGGGGAGCCAGCCACCCTGGCACTGGCCCCTCACTCTGCATCTCCCCACCCCCAGTGTGCTACCTACAAGCTGTGCCACCCTGAGGAGCTGGTGCTGCTCGGGCACTCTCTGGGCATTACCCAGGCTCCCCTGAGCAGCTGCTCCAGCCAGGCCCTGGAAGTG GTGGACTGCCTGCACCAACTCCACAGTGGCCTCGTCCTCTACCAGGGCCTCCTGCAGGCCCTGGCTGGGACTTCCCCTGAAGTTGCTTCCACCTTGGACCTGCTGCACCTGGATGTTGCTGACTTTGCCATCAACATCTGGCAGCAG ATGGAAGACATGGGTGTGGCCCCCACAGGGAAGCCCACCCAGGGCCCGATGCCGACCTTCACCTCTGCCTTCCAGCGCCGGGCAGGAGGTGTCCTGGTTGCCTCCAACCTGCAGAGCTTCCTGGAGCAGGCATACCGGGTCCTGCGCTACCTTGCCCAGCCCTGA
- the CSF3 gene encoding granulocyte colony-stimulating factor isoform X7 → MGFCIKALVSWPLAEPRTCSLDPPRPTAEPAAQSPMKLMALLLLVWHSALWTVQEATPLGPASSLPPSFLLQCLEQVRKIRADGAVLQERLCATYKLCHPEELVLLGHSLGITQAPLSSCSSQALEVVDCLHQLHSGLVLYQGLLQALAGTSPEVASTLDLLHLDVADFAINIWQQMEDMGVAPTGKPTQGPMPTFTSAFQRRAGGVLVASNLQSFLEQAYRVLRYLAQP, encoded by the exons ATGGGGTTCTGTATAAAGGCCCTCGTGAGCTGGCCTCTGGCAGAGCCCAGAACCTGCAGCCTAGACCCACCCAGACCCACGGCTGAGCCTGCCGCCCAGAGCCCCATGAAGCTGATGG ccctgctgctgctggtctgGCACTCTGCACTCTGGACAGTGCAAGAAGCCACCCCCCTGGGCCCTGCCAGCTCCCTGCCCCCAAGCTTCCTGCTTCAGTGCTTAGAGCAAGTGAGAAAGATCCGGGCCGATGGAGCGGTGTTGCAGGAGAGGCTG TGTGCTACCTACAAGCTGTGCCACCCTGAGGAGCTGGTGCTGCTCGGGCACTCTCTGGGCATTACCCAGGCTCCCCTGAGCAGCTGCTCCAGCCAGGCCCTGGAAGTG GTGGACTGCCTGCACCAACTCCACAGTGGCCTCGTCCTCTACCAGGGCCTCCTGCAGGCCCTGGCTGGGACTTCCCCTGAAGTTGCTTCCACCTTGGACCTGCTGCACCTGGATGTTGCTGACTTTGCCATCAACATCTGGCAGCAG ATGGAAGACATGGGTGTGGCCCCCACAGGGAAGCCCACCCAGGGCCCGATGCCGACCTTCACCTCTGCCTTCCAGCGCCGGGCAGGAGGTGTCCTGGTTGCCTCCAACCTGCAGAGCTTCCTGGAGCAGGCATACCGGGTCCTGCGCTACCTTGCCCAGCCCTGA
- the CSF3 gene encoding granulocyte colony-stimulating factor isoform X6 has product MTLSTFTILVPLLELTFSEAKIHHNWTVSEDKSLSPELACMCEEGHTLIKTLAKGRPWFQHFALLLLVWHSALWTVQEATPLGPASSLPPSFLLQCLEQVRKIRADGAVLQERLCATYKLCHPEELVLLGHSLGITQAPLSSCSSQALEVVDCLHQLHSGLVLYQGLLQALAGTSPEVASTLDLLHLDVADFAINIWQQMEDMGVAPTGKPTQGPMPTFTSAFQRRAGGVLVASNLQSFLEQAYRVLRYLAQP; this is encoded by the exons ATGACTTTGAGTACTTTCACCATTCTGGTCCCCTTGCtagaattaacattttctgaAGCAAAAATTCACCACAATTGGACTGTCAGTGAAGACAAAAGTTTGAGTCCAGAGCTGGCCTGCATGTGTGAGGAAGGCCATACATTGATTAAGACTTTGGCAAAGGGCCGGCCTTGGTTCCAACACTTTg ccctgctgctgctggtctgGCACTCTGCACTCTGGACAGTGCAAGAAGCCACCCCCCTGGGCCCTGCCAGCTCCCTGCCCCCAAGCTTCCTGCTTCAGTGCTTAGAGCAAGTGAGAAAGATCCGGGCCGATGGAGCGGTGTTGCAGGAGAGGCTG TGTGCTACCTACAAGCTGTGCCACCCTGAGGAGCTGGTGCTGCTCGGGCACTCTCTGGGCATTACCCAGGCTCCCCTGAGCAGCTGCTCCAGCCAGGCCCTGGAAGTG GTGGACTGCCTGCACCAACTCCACAGTGGCCTCGTCCTCTACCAGGGCCTCCTGCAGGCCCTGGCTGGGACTTCCCCTGAAGTTGCTTCCACCTTGGACCTGCTGCACCTGGATGTTGCTGACTTTGCCATCAACATCTGGCAGCAG ATGGAAGACATGGGTGTGGCCCCCACAGGGAAGCCCACCCAGGGCCCGATGCCGACCTTCACCTCTGCCTTCCAGCGCCGGGCAGGAGGTGTCCTGGTTGCCTCCAACCTGCAGAGCTTCCTGGAGCAGGCATACCGGGTCCTGCGCTACCTTGCCCAGCCCTGA
- the CSF3 gene encoding granulocyte colony-stimulating factor isoform X5, with translation MTLSTFTILVPLLELTFSEAKIHHNWTVSEDKSLSPELACMCEEGHTLIKTLAKGRPWFQHFALLLLVWHSALWTVQEATPLGPASSLPPSFLLQCLEQVRKIRADGAVLQERLCATYKLCHPEELVLLGHSLGITQAPLSSCSSQALEVVSVCLEGRKEGEPTPPVPGLSRSPGSKLGARLPASQPPPNPHIVSLQVDCLHQLHSGLVLYQGLLQALAGTSPEVASTLDLLHLDVADFAINIWQQMEDMGVAPTGKPTQGPMPTFTSAFQRRAGGVLVASNLQSFLEQAYRVLRYLAQP, from the exons ATGACTTTGAGTACTTTCACCATTCTGGTCCCCTTGCtagaattaacattttctgaAGCAAAAATTCACCACAATTGGACTGTCAGTGAAGACAAAAGTTTGAGTCCAGAGCTGGCCTGCATGTGTGAGGAAGGCCATACATTGATTAAGACTTTGGCAAAGGGCCGGCCTTGGTTCCAACACTTTg ccctgctgctgctggtctgGCACTCTGCACTCTGGACAGTGCAAGAAGCCACCCCCCTGGGCCCTGCCAGCTCCCTGCCCCCAAGCTTCCTGCTTCAGTGCTTAGAGCAAGTGAGAAAGATCCGGGCCGATGGAGCGGTGTTGCAGGAGAGGCTG TGTGCTACCTACAAGCTGTGCCACCCTGAGGAGCTGGTGCTGCTCGGGCACTCTCTGGGCATTACCCAGGCTCCCCTGAGCAGCTGCTCCAGCCAGGCCCTGGAAGTGGTGAGtgtctgtctggaggggaggaaggagggggaaCCCACACCCCCTGTGCCTGGGCTCTCCAGATCCCCAGGCTCCAAGCTGGGGGCCCGCCTcccagccagccagccacccCCTAACCCTCATATTGTGTCCCTCCAGGTGGACTGCCTGCACCAACTCCACAGTGGCCTCGTCCTCTACCAGGGCCTCCTGCAGGCCCTGGCTGGGACTTCCCCTGAAGTTGCTTCCACCTTGGACCTGCTGCACCTGGATGTTGCTGACTTTGCCATCAACATCTGGCAGCAG ATGGAAGACATGGGTGTGGCCCCCACAGGGAAGCCCACCCAGGGCCCGATGCCGACCTTCACCTCTGCCTTCCAGCGCCGGGCAGGAGGTGTCCTGGTTGCCTCCAACCTGCAGAGCTTCCTGGAGCAGGCATACCGGGTCCTGCGCTACCTTGCCCAGCCCTGA